The genomic segment GGAAATGGGAAAGGGCAAAGATGATGATGGATATGACCTCCCTCACTCATTCACAGACCCTATTTACAGTTAGGTCCTAAACTAATTTTTCAATGTTTATCAGCCCTTTGACAAAGTGAAATATGTTACACATCCATATGAGAATTTAACCCGTCATTGGAACTCACCCAAGAACATGATAACAAGGTAACCTTGTAGAAAATAGGTAAAGCTGAAGGAGATGTTGAGTGGATTGGGCAGTTTGACAGAAAATCTTCCAGTTGCCTCAAAGTATGGAATAGATTGAACCACACACACAGCTGTAGAAAAGAAGAGGGGGGGGGCAATGCTAATGAATCTTTTCAGGCAAGAAAACTTGCAAGTATGTGCAGTCTATAAGAAAGATAAACTCACCAAAAGTTCACACTCCATTCAGGACATATATGCAGACCATTATTTCAGAACTCAGTTATAATTTATCAAAAAACATAAAAATCATACAAAAATTTAAAACCAACCTTCTGCAATGACGCCCAGAGGATAAAGTGGAATCCAGATAGTGTATCGGATCCACGTCAGTATTTTCCATTCGGTTCCTGCACATGACAGCATGTAGTAAGGGTACCTGTTTCATTAAAGAATGATTCATGCACATTACTTCAATGTAGCAGCTTTAACTGCACCACCATTATGCGGAGGTCAGTATAAAATGCAGGCTCAAGGGAACGTCAACACTATTCAGGTCGAGAACTTGCGACACGACTGAGAAAACGTAGCCAGTACAGGCCATCCCTGTACTATTGATGagggaaagggggcaggggggggaggttGCATTCTGAGAAGTCTACGTCGTGATTTTTCATTATATCTATTGCATCATCTAAGAAAAGAATGCTAAAAAATAATTTGGTATTTATTTTTCTCTATGTACATGTACTGCCGGATGTCAATGAACTTGAACAAATAGGTAGAATCATATGAAGAGAGGGTGAATACAGAACAGTACggaacaggaacaggcccttcaacccatgacGTCTGTGCccaccatgatgccaaattaaataaatcaaatttGCCTGTGCATGCTATATATTCTTCCATTCCCTGCTATTTGTGTGTCTTTCTAAATGTTCTCAAACATAAATACCTCTTCTGCCTTCAACttcaaactccaccacaccagtAACAGCAAGTACCAGGAACCTAATCccgttcaatttttttttttttaattgctttcaaatctcctttaaacctcTCTCATTTTAAAGTTAATCCTTCTGGTATATCCATCCTGGATAAAGTAGCATGTTCTTGGCACCTGCCACTGTACACACACAAAATTTTCTTCATAAATATCCTTTAGACTATTCATCTCTCACCTTAAGACCATTTCCTTCCTGGGAAAAAAGACTAATTACCCTATCAGGGCCtctcaattttataaacttctatcaagtctccgatgctccagggaaaacaacccaagtttgtctcaTCTCTCCTTCAAGCTAATACTGACCAATGCAGGCATTCTGGTGCACCTCCAGCACCCCCTCAAATCCTTCATATTctttccagaactgcacactatcCTCCAAATTGCGTCTACCAAAGTTCTATACAGATGTAATGCAACTTCACAACGTTTATGGTTAAAGTCTTGAACGATAAATTCAAGCACAGGGCATCTTCCGTGTTGTACGGTAAAATACACTAAACTACATTTTGACAAGATGCTAAAGTGCTtttatttattacaatttttttaaatatattctgcATTATTATAGTCATAAATCTCCTCAGTCTGTGGGCAAAGGGTTAAGAACATTGCCAACAAATCATAGCAAATGATCTTCTCGACCAGGTTCTTTTGACCATCAATTGAATCTTCAAGAAAAAATAAGTGAAATACTAACCGGAACATTTCGATGATGCTCCAGATGTAAAAGACAGCAAAAACTGCTGCTTTATTCTGCACTTCCACTTGATTTCCTATTACCACGAACAGAATCATCATCCTCCCAATTACCTGTTAAAAATAATTGGGTCAAAAAATTAAAGTACAAATTTCTAAACTGCAATAGTCGGCGTCACATCATGGAAATCCAAGTACAGTTAAAAACCCGGATATTcagaatttaagcaaccagcagGCTCAAATAACTGTCAAAAaacaaatgaggaaaataaataaaaaatttaaatgaataagaataaaataataggttaaaaaaatacacaagtttaaaattgtaaaagtaaatgttctctgaagtaacacatgggagcaaatattcagtcagcggatgccttggtcgtgctttgatcatagcagctgtttgaataaagttgtgtgaaacagtaatGGCATCGCGCAGGATGAGAATTGGTTGATCCGCTTGCCATTggggtaactctcttaaagtgtctccttgtcCCTACTTTGTAAGAATCACCCCATTCAGAGGCTTGGAGGGTtaattataatgttattgttcttcTTTTGTATGGCTCCATGGAAGGGGAGATGGCAGtgacagttaaatattttcaaataatgtgactgaaaataaaataaaataaggtAAAATTAAGTTTGTTCAGAGTAAATACAGTAtaatattttgtcttttttaaattgtttgttcTTAATGGAGGTGTATTAGGGTTAAGAACATTGTACAAGAATTGTACAAATTGTAGGCATTGTACAAGTCTAAAGCAACCGGAAAaatccaacatctaccaatccccactggTGCCGgaaaccaagggttttactgtatacacTGCATTTGTTTTATCCTCAGAACTCCAGTAATCTGGTcaaaattattttcccttccagaaTCTATACCaagtctgcctgatggaacaatttctatccagatgttCCTCTATTTCTCAATGATAGCCAAAGTTTTCTGACTCCAATGGTAAGATAATTGCCTATAGCTGGCTGCACTTTGcctacatctttaaaaaaaaacagtggtgTGTACTCAATGACTTTCAATCAACCTGGATCTGCCCTGAGTCCAGAGAATTTGCTATAAATACCTCAACTATaaccttcatttctttctttcctgGGATACATGCCCAATAGATGTATACATTTAGGCCCAATAGTTGCTCAGCACTACTGGTTGAATgaaggtcctcacctcccattgcATCTATAACATTTCTCTTTGGCATGTTAGACGTCTTCCGCCATGAAGAccgacacaaaatagtcattcaaagcgtCAGCCATTTTCACTTTACTCAATATTGATCCCGTTTTAATCCCCCCTTCTCAGCTTCCAAGAGATCTAATTTCACTTTCACCAAACTTTTCTGCTTTATAAAGTGTTTACTATGTGTTTAAAATCTAATTTATACTTTGTGCTGCTTACTTTcttaatttatctttcaattcTTTATCGTTTGGTGGGTTCTTTATTGGTTTTTAAAGcatcttctagtttcccactgctcttagCAACTGTATGCATGAGGTTTTAGTTTGACCCATGAGGTTTTAGTTTGACCCATGAGGTTTTAGTTTGACCCATGAGGTTTTAGTTTGACCCATGAGGTTTTAGTTTGACCCATGAGGTTTTAGTTTGACCCATGAGGTTTTAGTTTGACCCATGAGGTTTTAGTTTGACCCATGAGGTTTTAGTTTGACCCATGAAGTTTTAGTTTGACCCATGAAGTTTTAGTTTGACCCATGAAGTTTTAGTTTGACCCATAAAGTTTTAGTATGACCCATAAAGTTTTAGTTTGACCCATGaagttttagtttgatgcctgCCTTTATTTCTTTGGTTATCCATGCTGGCTCTCCCCACCACTGTCCTTGCTTAGCGAGAAGTAAAGCTTAATTTGCACAAAAGTATTCTCCAAGGAAGAAAAGAGTAGAGATTTGCCTCTTCTTCCAACTATGCTGTCCAATGCTATAACGATACCTGGATTAAGGCAGGGATCAATGCAGTTTTCACAAATCCCAGTAGCGGGTTTACAACTTCCACAACTGCAAGTATCTGACAAAAGTTCATCATGTCACCCACTGCATGGAATGTATCAAATAAAGAATCTGTAGATAAACAAGTAAAATCATTAGAAAAGCCAAGAGTCTAGAGCAACAAGTTTTCTGTAACATGAAGCAGTGTCTTCTGTACATTCATCAAGAAAGAatagttggaattttttttccacaaattctGTCAGAGCAAATTTTTGGGCAGTGATGTGAATTCTTTAAGGGCACATTTCCATTAATGAACAATACCAACACTGCCTGAATAGCCAAAGTAGTCTTGAATATATTCTTATTGCCCACATGGGCAGGATTACTTCAGCCTCATCCAGGATGTTTTTTATTGCATTATCCTTTGTACAGTGTACACTTGCACCAAAAttaatactcttttttttaaaaattacattaaaatatagaaattataaatagatagatcataaatattcagttaACAGTGCAAGAAAAGTAAGTGGCATTAGAATAGTTACTTTTATGGTgtgacaaggggaggttcaagagcctgaaagccgttggccttcaggcttctgtacattGTCTGAAGGAAGCAACGAGAATGGATTGCGACCAGGGTGAAGAGGATCTTTTATCATGTTGGCAATGCCTCACGTAGCTGGATGGGAGGTTGAGGGCATGTGATGGACCTGgcaatgtttgctaccttctgctgccatctgcattcctgggcacttaaaTTACCAGACCATGCTGTGTTGCAAGCAGCCAGTATTCTTTCCACAGTGCAGCTGTAGATGTTCGATGGAGTATTCAACGACTCACTAAATCACTCAGATTTTAAGGTGCCTTCACATTGTCTCAATGTGctagctccaggagaggtcttctaattatatggactcccaggaacttggtgCTAACCctttccatctccctcccatcaatgtaggcaggtgcttgatccctcagcctctccttccaAAAAAGGATAATGTCCCTTAGTCTTGGTGGCATTGAGAGCGAGATTATTCTTCTGGCACCACTCTACCTGATTCCTGATCTCCATTCTGCATTGacccatcatttccagttattcagccaacaactgAAGTGGTGTCGTCAACATTATAAATCATGAGTGTACAGGGCATAGAGCACGGGACTGAAACTGCAGCTCTTTTTGATACTCGTTGGGACTGTGAGAATGGGATTTGGTACTACAGTGAAGGAGTGATGGTAGATATAGCAGTGGAATGCTTCTCCTGTTGTATGGTTTCCCTGTCTGATGGTTTCCTTAATGACTGCAGGAAGTGGAGCCAAATCCAGCTCCTGACAGACTGTATTAAGGAACTGGAGTTGGATATACTGAGGATCATCTGAGAGGCTGAGCAAGTCATAGATAAGTCTTGAGCACGTGGTTACACCCAAAGTGCAGGATTCACCAAGTATGGGTGAACACCGAGAGAGGCAAGGGAAGAAAGAAGTCAGTGCAAGATCACCCTGCGGACATTCCCCTCAGTTACAAGTACCCTTGGGATACTGCTGAAGAGGATGATCTATCTGATCCAGGCATCAACCAGACCATAACACTGTGATTGGCTTAGAGCTTTGGAAGGGAAAAGTGAAATCAGGTAGAGCAAGTCATAGGGGACTTggtagttaggggaacagataggaaattcTGCGGTCGCAAAAGAGACTGCCTCCTGGGTGCTCAGGTCCACGATATCTCTCTGAGtgggtgcagaatattcttaaggaAGAGCGTGAGCAGCCATAGGTCATGGTACAAATTGGTACCAGTGACAAAGGCAGGAgtggggtagaggtcctgcaaagtaagtttagggagttaggaaagaggctgaagaacagGAGCTCTGAGGTAGTAATCGTTGGATTACTCCCAATGCCACAAGCTAGGGAAGATCAGAAAAGGAAGACAGCACAAATGAGTGGCTGATGCAGGGggaagggtttcaagttcttggatcattggaacatttttTTGGGGAAGGGGTGGCCTGCATAAGTAGGACtggttgcatctgaactggatggGAACCAATATCCTAGGAAGGAGGCTTACTAATGCTGTTTGGCCAGGtggttaaactagatttgcagtagGTGTGAAACaaaagtgaagaggcagagaaagaggtggttgACATACAAATAGGGATggctggtagggagtttgtgtggaagctCAGGCAGATTTAGAAAAATTGTAGCCATTGGCATGTGTCGTAATGCAATAGGGACAAAGAgtcaaaaaaagtaacaaataaagggctaaaggttttgtacttaaaaaatacatagtttaataaatatttacatatatatttcacgctaggaaaaaaaaagcatttcaaTAGGACAGATAGGATTTTTTTGTGGTCCAGGAGTgttaaggggaggttcaagagcctgatagggtTGGGGAAAAACTGTTCTAGAACCTAGGGATGCTGGAATTCAGACTTCTgtagcagtaagaag from the Narcine bancroftii isolate sNarBan1 chromosome 14, sNarBan1.hap1, whole genome shotgun sequence genome contains:
- the hacd3 gene encoding very-long-chain (3R)-3-hydroxyacyl-CoA dehydratase isoform X2, whose protein sequence is MESKWWDRLTKQEKKPIFLAPDFDRWLDESDAEMELQEKEEREKINRISLESRVRKKSYVSMKTAYLFMYNLVQFLGFSWIFVNMTVRLFVFGQDSLFDTFHAVGDMMNFCQILAVVEVVNPLLGFVKTALIPALIQVIGRMMILFVVIGNQVEVQNKAAVFAVFYIWSIIEMFRYPYYMLSCAGTEWKILTWIRYTIWIPLYPLGVIAEAVCVVQSIPYFEATGRFSVKLPNPLNISFSFTYFLQGYLVIMFLGLFVNFRHLYKQRNKRLRAKKYKLH